The following proteins are co-located in the Telopea speciosissima isolate NSW1024214 ecotype Mountain lineage chromosome 9, Tspe_v1, whole genome shotgun sequence genome:
- the LOC122640116 gene encoding shaggy-related protein kinase eta gives MASLPLGPHPPENEGVKIAPRRPEMGDDKEMPAAVVEGNDPVTGHIISTTIGGKNGEPKRTISYMAERVVGTGSFGIVFQAKCLETGETVAIKKVLQDRRYKNRELQLMRSMDHPNVISLKHCFFSTTSKNELFLNLVMEYVPETLYRVLKHYSNVNQRMPLIYVKLYTYQIFRGLAHIHTVPGVCHRDIKPQNLLVDPLTHQTKICDFGSAKVLVKGEANISYICSRYYRAPELIFGATEYTTSIDIWSAGCVLAELLLGQPLFPGDSAVDQLVEIIKVLGTPTREEIRCMNPNYTEFRFPQIKAHPWHKVFHKRMPPEAIDLASRLLQYSPSLRCTALEACAHPFFDELREPNARLPNGRPLPHLFNFKQELSGAPPELINRLIPEHVRRQSGLNLLHPAGT, from the exons ATGGCCTCGTTGCCGCTGGGGCCTCATCCACCAGAGAATGAGGGAGTGAAGATTGCACCTCGTCGGCCGGAGATGGGAGACGATAAG GAAATGCCAGCTGCTGTTGTGGAGGGGAATGATCCGGTAACTGGTCACATCATTTCCACCACCATTGGAGGCAAAAATGGTGAACCCAAGCGG ACTATCAGTTACATGGCAGAGCGTGTCGTGGGGACTGGGTCATTTGGAATTGTCTTTCAG GCAAAATGCTTGGAGACTGGGGAGACAGTTGCCATAAAGAAGGTCTTGCAGGACAGGCGGTATAAGAATCGTGAGCTGCAGCTTATGCGCTCTATGGATCATCCAAATGTGATTTCTCTGAAGCACTGCTTTTTCTCTACAACCAGTAAAAATGAGCTTTTTCTCAACTTGGTCATGGAATATGTCCCCGAGACTCTGTATCGTGTTTTGAAACACTACAGCAATGTGAACCAGAGGATGCCACTTATCTATGTTAAACTCTACACCTACCAA ATTTTTAGGGGGCTTGCTCATATTCACACTGTTCCTGGAGTTTGCCATAGGGACATAAAGCCTCAAAATCTTCTG GTAGATCCCCTTACACATCAAACCAAGATTTGTGATTTTGGAAGTGCAAAGGTTCTG GTCAAGGGCGAAGCAAACATATCGTACATTTGTTCTCGTTACTACCGAGCTCCAGAGCTCATTTTTGGTGCAACAGAATATACAACATCGATTGATATCTGGTCAGCTGGTTGTGTTCTTGCTGAGCTTCTTCTAGGCCAG CCGTTGTTTCCGGGAGACAGTGCGGTGGATCAACTTGTAGAGATCATCAAG GTTCTTGGAACCCCAACTCGAGAAGAGATTCGCTGTATGAATCCAAACTATACTGAGTTTAGATTTCCTCAGATAAAGGCTCACCCATGGCACAAG GTTTTTCACAAGAGGATGCCTCCAGAAGCGATTGATCTTGCCTCAAGGCTTCTACAGTATTCGCCTAGTCTTCGCTGCACTGCT CTAGAGGCATGTGCTCATCCATTTTTTGATGAACTTCGGGAGCCCAATGCCCGCCTGCCTAATGGTCGGCCTTTACCTCATCTCTTCAACTTCAAACAGGAA TTATCTGGAGCTCCACCAGAGCTCATTAACAGATTGATACCAGAGCATGTGAGACGGCAATCTGGTCTAAATCTCTTGCATCCAGCAGGCACGTAA